In Desulfosoma caldarium, the following are encoded in one genomic region:
- a CDS encoding spermine/spermidine synthase domain-containing protein, with protein sequence MTGVKIRHIFHQTPFIVVSMVAEGCAATATQVLVLRECMAIFYGSELTVGVVLFFWMVWTGLGSFVGGRLSSRLFRDKLHRSNLLGLLVSLYGVLIPATVLWIRASRALYGLRLGEMVSFDRMVLITALLTAPVCGLFGVFFGTAWALYASTGNEGRHPATFCLYAFESLGAALGGVWLYVFLFFCGPLLYGAVFLGAALTTLGVGALMAGRERNPLWRFLVTLTVAAAVGGLGLLEDSSRRWQWGSHVVAVKDTPYRNLVLRRDGLQESIMADGVWLFSYPDPQSAEEAVHLTLLQHSWPQRVLILGAVSPEDLVEATRYASVKRIDVVDPDMTVEIFVRLRREHSKKKPEGENLPEARSHDPHWVLDGSGDHRLQGEGLRVSVLKADVRRYVETTSTAYDVVFLNVGDPLSLGANRFFTREFFQSLTRVLAPGGIVSFHVSGAEDMLGAAQAAYFRATMLTFQSVFPQWVIYPGARLRVLGSLQTGVLTEDFKVLSDRAQAHRMSPVYVRPDRLENLLDPMRLAYFRSLAASEKTTRWNRDLDPVGFLAASVLWATPFFPDLNKLVEPLFRSPISLKAGFVGVCVVTLVFGGMALLRRSFMALTAVAVAVGSMGAAQMAFQILLLFLYQIAAGALYAHLTVLVTACMAGLSTGAFLVHRYQKARERVVWPFFLVHGLAAVALSIYAWVSPEFLALSQLWPQWLVLSVYAVLACLGGIAGGAHFALGCLVAERVGVARSAEGGFLYGADMLGAAVAAAATPLFLLPAFGAQAVFQLYAFLLFLVLGLTVIILRWV encoded by the coding sequence ATGACCGGCGTCAAGATTCGCCATATTTTTCACCAAACGCCCTTTATCGTAGTGTCCATGGTGGCGGAAGGTTGTGCCGCCACGGCAACCCAAGTCTTGGTGCTGCGGGAATGTATGGCGATCTTTTATGGCAGTGAATTGACCGTCGGGGTGGTGCTGTTCTTTTGGATGGTCTGGACCGGCTTGGGAAGCTTTGTGGGAGGGCGCCTGTCGAGCCGCCTGTTCCGCGACAAGCTCCATCGTTCGAATCTTCTGGGCCTTCTCGTTTCGCTCTACGGCGTGCTGATTCCCGCCACCGTCCTATGGATACGAGCCTCCCGGGCGCTCTACGGATTGCGGCTCGGTGAGATGGTTTCCTTTGATCGCATGGTGCTCATCACGGCCCTTTTGACGGCTCCCGTGTGCGGCCTTTTCGGCGTATTTTTCGGAACAGCCTGGGCTCTTTACGCCTCGACCGGCAATGAGGGCCGACATCCCGCTACCTTTTGCCTGTATGCTTTTGAAAGCCTCGGAGCCGCCCTTGGAGGGGTGTGGCTCTACGTCTTTTTGTTTTTTTGCGGCCCACTCCTGTATGGGGCCGTCTTTCTCGGGGCGGCGCTCACGACGTTGGGGGTTGGCGCTTTGATGGCCGGCCGCGAGCGAAACCCGCTATGGAGGTTTCTGGTGACCTTGACAGTGGCCGCTGCCGTGGGCGGCTTGGGGCTTTTGGAAGATTCCAGCCGCCGATGGCAGTGGGGTTCTCACGTGGTGGCCGTGAAAGACACCCCGTACCGCAATTTGGTCCTTCGACGGGACGGACTCCAGGAATCCATCATGGCCGACGGCGTGTGGCTCTTTTCCTATCCCGACCCGCAGAGCGCCGAAGAGGCCGTGCACTTGACCTTGCTTCAGCATTCGTGGCCGCAGCGGGTCCTGATTCTGGGGGCGGTGAGTCCTGAAGATCTCGTGGAAGCGACCCGGTATGCCTCTGTCAAGCGCATCGATGTGGTGGATCCGGACATGACGGTTGAAATTTTTGTTCGGTTAAGAAGGGAACATTCTAAAAAAAAACCTGAGGGAGAAAACCTCCCGGAGGCACGATCCCATGACCCGCATTGGGTTTTGGACGGCTCGGGGGACCATCGTCTTCAGGGCGAAGGCCTTCGCGTGAGTGTGCTCAAGGCAGATGTTCGCCGCTATGTGGAAACGACCAGCACGGCATACGATGTGGTGTTTCTGAATGTGGGAGACCCTCTTTCGCTTGGCGCCAATCGATTTTTCACAAGGGAATTCTTTCAATCGCTCACAAGGGTTTTGGCCCCGGGTGGGATCGTGAGTTTTCATGTTTCGGGAGCCGAAGACATGCTCGGGGCCGCTCAGGCTGCCTACTTTCGTGCCACGATGCTCACCTTTCAATCGGTTTTTCCTCAGTGGGTTATTTATCCAGGCGCGCGCCTTCGAGTGCTGGGCTCCTTGCAAACCGGTGTTCTGACGGAGGACTTTAAGGTTTTGTCCGACCGCGCCCAAGCGCACCGCATGAGTCCGGTTTATGTGCGTCCGGATCGTCTGGAAAACCTATTGGACCCAATGCGGTTGGCGTACTTTAGATCCCTGGCGGCTTCAGAAAAGACGACGCGCTGGAACCGCGACCTGGACCCCGTGGGCTTTCTTGCCGCCTCCGTCTTGTGGGCGACACCGTTTTTTCCCGACTTGAACAAGCTCGTGGAACCCTTGTTCCGGTCCCCCATTTCACTGAAGGCGGGATTTGTTGGCGTGTGCGTCGTGACCTTGGTCTTTGGGGGCATGGCGCTGCTGCGCCGCTCTTTCATGGCCCTGACTGCGGTGGCCGTGGCCGTCGGCAGCATGGGGGCCGCCCAGATGGCTTTTCAGATCCTGCTTCTGTTTCTTTATCAGATTGCGGCCGGAGCCCTCTACGCCCACCTGACCGTGCTGGTCACTGCATGCATGGCCGGCCTTTCTACAGGAGCTTTTCTCGTGCACCGTTATCAAAAGGCACGGGAAAGGGTGGTCTGGCCCTTTTTCTTGGTGCACGGCCTGGCTGCCGTCGCTTTGAGCATTTATGCGTGGGTTTCGCCCGAATTTCTGGCGCTGAGTCAGCTCTGGCCCCAGTGGCTGGTTCTTTCGGTGTACGCCGTCCTGGCGTGCTTGGGAGGCATAGCGGGCGGAGCTCATTTTGCCTTGGGCTGCCTGGTGGCCGAAAGGGTGGGGGTTGCTAGAAGCGCTGAGGGTGGTTTTCTCTACGGCGCCGACATGCTTGGGGCCGCCGTGGCCGCGGCCGCGACGCCGCTCTTTCTTCTGCCGGCTTTTGGGGCGCAGGCCGTTTTTCAGCTTTACGCTTTTTTGCTCTTTCTTGTTCTTGGCCTCACCGTGATCATCCTTCGATGGGTTTGA
- the ilvA gene encoding threonine ammonia-lyase translates to MGIRLDAIQRAAQMLRGRILRTPLVYSPTFSRLFDAEVYLKLENLQKTGSFKIRGATYKILLRRENLGPQGVVAASAGNHAQGVALAARHAGVPALIVMPEWASLTKQEATRSYGGRVLLHGRTLAESLEKAKEFCEQGYTFIHPYDDPDIIAGQGTIGLEILEDCPDAHAILVPIGGGGLIAGMASAVKAVRPATEIIGVQAEVCPSAWQALREGRVLRVEGSQSIADGITVKELGHEPFETIRNSVSRVVLVDEEHIAEAILLLLERKKVLAEGAGAVPLGALLMGRFQWPSGAKIVLVVSGGNVDSPLLGRILTKGLVKGGRMARLTVELPDVPGALAGLLAVIASEGANVLHIAHNRHVPHLPIHVTLVTLELETRGFAHAESLLSAVRSAGYTLVSSSPTKGNHFPAALVAKP, encoded by the coding sequence ATGGGGATCCGCCTGGATGCTATTCAGCGAGCGGCTCAGATGCTGCGCGGTCGCATTCTCAGAACGCCTCTGGTGTATTCGCCCACTTTCAGTCGCCTCTTTGATGCCGAGGTGTATTTGAAGCTGGAGAATTTGCAAAAAACAGGATCCTTTAAAATCCGTGGTGCAACCTACAAAATCTTGCTGCGCCGCGAGAATCTTGGACCGCAGGGTGTCGTGGCGGCATCCGCGGGAAATCATGCTCAAGGGGTCGCCTTGGCGGCACGCCACGCCGGTGTGCCGGCTCTGATCGTGATGCCCGAATGGGCGTCACTCACCAAACAGGAAGCCACGCGGTCTTATGGAGGTCGTGTTCTGCTTCATGGCCGCACGCTGGCGGAGAGCCTGGAAAAGGCCAAAGAATTTTGTGAACAAGGCTATACTTTCATACACCCCTATGACGATCCCGACATCATCGCGGGCCAGGGGACCATCGGTTTGGAAATTCTGGAGGATTGTCCCGACGCTCATGCCATTTTGGTTCCCATCGGCGGCGGAGGACTCATCGCCGGCATGGCATCCGCGGTCAAGGCTGTGCGACCCGCAACGGAAATCATCGGTGTGCAAGCCGAGGTGTGCCCTTCGGCCTGGCAAGCCCTGCGCGAAGGTCGTGTGCTGCGCGTCGAAGGAAGCCAATCCATCGCCGACGGCATCACGGTCAAGGAATTGGGGCATGAGCCCTTTGAAACGATTCGCAACAGCGTCTCTCGGGTGGTCTTGGTGGATGAGGAACACATTGCCGAAGCCATCCTGCTGCTTCTGGAAAGGAAGAAGGTGTTGGCCGAAGGGGCCGGCGCCGTGCCTTTGGGGGCGCTGCTCATGGGCCGTTTCCAATGGCCTTCGGGGGCAAAGATCGTTCTGGTGGTGAGCGGTGGCAACGTGGATAGCCCTCTTCTGGGGCGTATTTTGACCAAGGGGCTGGTCAAAGGCGGGCGCATGGCGCGCCTGACGGTGGAATTGCCGGACGTGCCCGGAGCCCTTGCCGGATTACTTGCGGTTATCGCGTCCGAAGGCGCCAACGTGCTGCATATTGCTCACAATCGTCACGTGCCGCATCTGCCCATTCACGTCACCTTGGTGACTTTGGAACTGGAAACAAGAGGTTTTGCGCACGCCGAATCCCTGCTCTCCGCGGTGCGCTCTGCAGGTTACACCCTGGTGTCCTCGTCGCCGACTAAAGGCAACCACTTTCCAGCCGCCCTTGTGGCAAAGCCATGA
- a CDS encoding 50S ribosomal protein L11 methyltransferase, giving the protein MKLDVQNLPSVYVSPFLPWEPKRAWLRVRTQHAFHPFHVTTRLCLEIFWIWRGRLFFDEARVLDVGCGTGILALVAAKLGARWCVGVDVAREAIGRSRENSEANGLQERVNWVHGSIEAIGGTFHTVVANVPWACWEALFDNIVDCVAEGGALVASGFQDLQAPLLESFLHQQGFLVLERRQGDLTFFGVPPSGSFTWCALLAARGTMDGASPTSAIGNSQNRGRREEFA; this is encoded by the coding sequence ATGAAACTGGACGTGCAAAATCTCCCTTCCGTATATGTCAGTCCTTTCTTGCCGTGGGAACCCAAAAGAGCGTGGCTTCGCGTGCGGACCCAGCATGCCTTTCATCCCTTTCATGTGACGACGCGCCTGTGTTTAGAAATCTTCTGGATCTGGAGGGGGCGGCTTTTTTTCGACGAAGCCCGCGTTTTGGACGTGGGATGTGGAACAGGGATTTTGGCGTTGGTGGCCGCCAAGCTGGGAGCTCGATGGTGTGTAGGGGTGGATGTTGCCCGTGAAGCCATTGGGCGATCTCGAGAAAACAGCGAAGCCAACGGCCTACAGGAACGGGTGAATTGGGTGCACGGCTCCATCGAGGCCATCGGCGGCACGTTTCACACCGTGGTGGCCAATGTGCCGTGGGCGTGTTGGGAAGCCTTGTTTGATAACATCGTGGATTGCGTGGCCGAAGGTGGAGCGCTCGTGGCTTCCGGCTTTCAGGATCTGCAGGCACCTCTTTTGGAGTCGTTTCTACATCAACAAGGGTTCCTTGTTTTGGAGCGTCGGCAAGGCGACCTGACTTTTTTCGGGGTTCCTCCCTCGGGAAGCTTTACCTGGTGCGCTCTGCTCGCCGCACGGGGAACCATGGACGGCGCATCGCCTACCTCTGCGATCGGAAACTCCCAAAACCGTGGCCGCCGCGAGGAATTTGCCTGA
- a CDS encoding endonuclease III domain-containing protein, translated as MSKDAQNTETLDEKLSALFQALADAYGLHPWNWHTNGDPFRVLVGTLLSHRTRDARTDEATRSVLERYKTARDLAEAPEESIASLVRPVNYYKTKARRLKEVAQCLVARHGGQVPDNAADLMALPGVGPKTAACVLVYGFHRPAIPVDVHVHRISNRLGLVTTRKPEETQKALERLVPTGWFLHVNELLVKHGQTTCLPRHPKCDQCVVRRWCAMGQNGRSQ; from the coding sequence ATGTCAAAGGATGCACAAAATACCGAAACCCTTGACGAGAAGCTTTCGGCATTGTTTCAGGCGTTGGCCGATGCGTACGGCTTGCATCCCTGGAACTGGCACACGAACGGTGATCCTTTTCGGGTGCTCGTGGGCACTCTTCTTTCGCATCGCACGCGTGATGCCAGGACAGACGAGGCGACCCGCTCGGTGCTGGAACGCTACAAAACAGCCAGGGATCTGGCCGAAGCGCCCGAGGAAAGCATCGCCTCCTTGGTGCGCCCCGTCAATTACTACAAGACCAAGGCGCGTCGACTCAAGGAAGTGGCCCAATGCCTGGTCGCTCGGCATGGCGGCCAAGTTCCGGACAATGCTGCCGATTTGATGGCTCTCCCGGGGGTTGGACCCAAAACGGCGGCCTGTGTTCTGGTCTATGGCTTTCACAGGCCGGCGATTCCCGTGGATGTGCATGTGCATCGCATCAGCAACAGGCTAGGCCTCGTCACCACCCGCAAGCCGGAAGAAACCCAAAAGGCCCTGGAACGACTCGTTCCCACAGGCTGGTTTCTTCACGTCAACGAACTTCTGGTCAAGCACGGCCAAACCACATGCCTTCCACGACACCCCAAATGCGACCAATGCGTGGTGCGCCGCTGGTGCGCCATGGGCCAAAATGGGAGATCCCAATGA
- a CDS encoding cold-shock protein, with amino-acid sequence MEGRVKWFNEKKGYGFIETENQGDVFVHYTGIQGEGFRTLTDGEAVSFDITETPKGPQAINVRRI; translated from the coding sequence ATGGAAGGCCGAGTCAAGTGGTTCAATGAGAAGAAGGGTTATGGCTTTATCGAGACCGAAAATCAGGGGGATGTCTTCGTCCACTACACGGGCATTCAGGGGGAAGGGTTTCGCACTCTGACCGATGGAGAGGCGGTGAGTTTTGACATCACCGAAACGCCCAAAGGGCCCCAGGCGATCAATGTTCGAAGAATCTAG
- a CDS encoding peptidylprolyl isomerase, translated as MTSIARSVQNVLMATALISLLGAGVALSAESTTDTDKKPAATVNGKVITRAQFDRQMNGVRQRLLQSGQLLSDVELRDIKTRVLESLIDRELLYQESQKRGIKGDAKAVDSQLAQFKQRFESPQAYEQALKSMNLTENTIRQELLKNSAIDQLVQYRITKGITVSDEETKAFYKDRHELFEKPERVHARHILVSVKPDATAEDKKAARKKIDDLKARLSKGEDFATLAESQSDCPSKERGGDLGFFARGQMVKPFEEAAFALEPGAVSDVVETDFGYHLIQVVEKKPQETMSYEEAQPAISEHLQKQKAQQKVEEFLTQAKKDAKITRTAVDEL; from the coding sequence ATGACAAGCATAGCACGCAGTGTACAAAATGTTTTGATGGCGACTGCACTGATCAGCCTTTTGGGGGCTGGCGTGGCCTTGAGCGCCGAGTCCACCACGGATACGGACAAAAAACCCGCCGCCACCGTAAACGGCAAGGTCATCACTCGAGCCCAATTCGACCGGCAAATGAACGGAGTACGCCAACGGCTTTTGCAGTCGGGGCAGCTTTTGAGTGACGTGGAACTTCGGGATATAAAAACGCGAGTCCTGGAAAGTCTCATTGACCGGGAACTGCTGTACCAAGAAAGCCAAAAGCGCGGGATTAAGGGGGATGCCAAGGCGGTGGACAGCCAGTTGGCCCAGTTCAAGCAGCGGTTTGAAAGCCCCCAGGCCTATGAACAGGCTCTCAAAAGCATGAATCTCACGGAGAACACCATCCGCCAAGAACTGCTCAAAAACAGTGCCATTGATCAACTGGTCCAGTATCGAATCACCAAGGGAATCACCGTTTCCGACGAAGAAACCAAGGCTTTTTACAAAGACCGGCACGAACTGTTTGAAAAACCGGAACGGGTGCACGCGCGTCACATTTTGGTGAGCGTCAAGCCCGATGCGACAGCGGAGGACAAGAAGGCGGCGCGGAAAAAGATCGACGATCTGAAGGCTCGCCTTAGCAAAGGGGAGGATTTTGCCACATTGGCCGAATCCCAATCGGATTGTCCCAGCAAAGAGCGCGGTGGAGACCTTGGCTTTTTTGCCCGCGGACAGATGGTCAAGCCTTTTGAGGAGGCCGCTTTTGCGCTTGAGCCCGGTGCTGTCAGCGACGTGGTGGAAACGGACTTCGGCTATCACCTCATTCAGGTCGTGGAAAAGAAACCTCAGGAAACCATGTCTTACGAAGAGGCGCAACCGGCCATCAGCGAACATTTGCAGAAGCAAAAGGCCCAGCAGAAGGTCGAGGAGTTCTTGACCCAAGCCAAAAAAGACGCCAAAATCACGCGAACCGCCGTGGATGAACTGTAG
- a CDS encoding FKBP-type peptidyl-prolyl cis-trans isomerase: protein MKRVEKGDFVKVHYTGRLDDGQVFDSSEGNQPLHFQVGSGHVIPGFENALLGMAVHEKKSFRIPAEEAYGERDERLAKVFERSELPPDFNPPVGQVLSLTTSDNQTVYATVTDVTDTTVTLDLNHFLAGKALNFDVELVEISDAPCPSDCSCGCSC from the coding sequence ATGAAACGAGTGGAAAAAGGCGATTTTGTCAAAGTGCATTACACGGGGCGATTGGATGACGGCCAGGTCTTTGATTCCAGCGAAGGCAACCAGCCGCTTCACTTTCAAGTGGGCTCCGGCCATGTGATTCCTGGATTTGAAAACGCGCTGTTGGGAATGGCCGTTCATGAAAAGAAGTCGTTCCGTATCCCTGCCGAAGAAGCCTATGGAGAAAGGGATGAACGGTTGGCCAAGGTGTTTGAACGCTCGGAACTACCGCCCGATTTCAATCCGCCCGTCGGCCAAGTTCTCTCACTGACCACCAGCGACAACCAAACCGTGTATGCCACCGTGACGGATGTCACAGACACCACGGTCACCTTGGATCTCAACCATTTTCTTGCCGGCAAGGCGCTCAATTTCGATGTGGAGCTCGTGGAAATCTCCGATGCTCCGTGTCCGTCCGATTGCAGTTGCGGATGCTCGTGCTAG
- a CDS encoding VOC family protein yields the protein MKAVKYTGIHHLALVTQNMDQTIRFWRDLLGLPMVVAMGRPGYRHYFFALSEHDTVAFFEWPQSAPVPEKDHGVPVKGPIAFDHVSFGVADRHALWDLKARLEAAGFWASEVIDHGFILSLYAFDPNGIAIEFSYAVPDVDVRRAPRLVDPNPSAVTLEGPNPRPEAWPSPQPIPEEDRQVYPGEGEKLRDPQSLWQPR from the coding sequence ATGAAGGCAGTGAAATACACAGGAATTCATCATTTGGCCCTGGTGACCCAGAACATGGACCAGACCATTCGATTCTGGAGGGATCTCTTGGGATTGCCCATGGTCGTCGCCATGGGGCGCCCGGGATATCGCCATTACTTTTTCGCTCTTTCCGAACACGATACGGTGGCCTTTTTTGAATGGCCCCAATCGGCCCCTGTTCCCGAAAAAGACCACGGCGTTCCCGTCAAGGGCCCCATCGCCTTTGACCACGTCTCCTTTGGCGTGGCCGATCGCCATGCGCTCTGGGATCTCAAAGCCCGTCTGGAAGCAGCCGGTTTTTGGGCTTCGGAAGTTATCGATCACGGCTTTATTCTTTCCCTGTATGCGTTCGATCCCAACGGAATTGCTATTGAATTCAGCTATGCCGTTCCCGATGTGGATGTGAGGCGGGCCCCGCGCCTTGTGGATCCGAATCCTTCGGCCGTGACCCTGGAAGGCCCGAACCCTCGTCCCGAAGCATGGCCATCTCCCCAACCCATTCCGGAAGAGGACCGACAGGTTTATCCGGGTGAAGGAGAAAAACTACGTGATCCCCAAAGCCTCTGGCAACCGCGCTGA
- a CDS encoding RnfABCDGE type electron transport complex subunit D, translating to MTQKTGGPTRKRFLVQPVMLRVVVGLIPCLVGAVVFFGLRPLVVIGVVLATGILAEAAFTLRQGKPVTSAVLVSCLIYALSLPPTVPLWIAAVGIAFGIVFGKMAFGGFGYNIYNPAMVGRCFVYISFPLALTAGWVHPFSSLGQGLTSWLPPVDAVTAATPLRVIHEGQSVPLLPLIWGNISGSMGETSAVLIALGGAYILYKKAAPWRLAIGCLLGAFLASSIFYIMRIPRIPHPLTFMMAGSLLFGAFFVVTEPISGPKTKPAQWIYGTAIGALTIVLRRWSNFPEGIMFSVLFMNTFVPLLDRAVQNAQKRRALKGNPS from the coding sequence GTGACGCAAAAGACTGGGGGACCCACGAGGAAGCGTTTTCTTGTTCAACCCGTCATGCTGCGAGTGGTGGTGGGGTTGATCCCTTGTCTGGTAGGAGCCGTCGTGTTTTTCGGGTTGCGCCCGCTTGTGGTGATAGGGGTCGTTCTTGCGACCGGGATTCTCGCGGAGGCGGCCTTTACGCTGCGTCAGGGCAAACCGGTCACGTCCGCGGTCCTGGTCTCCTGCCTTATCTATGCTCTCAGCCTTCCCCCGACCGTTCCCTTGTGGATTGCGGCGGTGGGCATCGCCTTCGGCATCGTTTTCGGGAAAATGGCCTTTGGAGGGTTCGGCTACAATATTTACAATCCCGCCATGGTGGGGCGGTGCTTTGTGTACATCAGTTTTCCGTTGGCACTGACGGCCGGCTGGGTGCACCCTTTTTCATCCTTAGGGCAAGGTCTAACGTCTTGGCTTCCTCCCGTGGACGCCGTCACCGCCGCCACGCCCCTTCGAGTGATTCATGAGGGCCAGTCTGTGCCCCTGCTTCCACTCATCTGGGGCAACATCTCAGGTTCCATGGGTGAAACCAGCGCCGTGCTCATCGCTCTTGGGGGCGCTTACATTCTTTACAAGAAGGCGGCCCCGTGGCGTCTGGCCATCGGATGTCTTCTGGGAGCTTTTTTGGCCTCATCCATATTCTACATCATGCGCATTCCAAGAATTCCCCATCCCCTGACTTTTATGATGGCCGGATCCCTTCTCTTTGGCGCCTTTTTCGTGGTCACGGAACCCATCAGCGGCCCCAAGACCAAACCCGCTCAGTGGATCTACGGCACGGCCATCGGAGCCCTCACCATCGTATTACGCCGATGGTCCAATTTTCCCGAAGGGATTATGTTTTCCGTTTTGTTCATGAACACGTTTGTCCCTCTTTTGGATCGTGCCGTGCAAAACGCTCAAAAGCGAAGAGCGTTAAAAGGAAATCCTTCATGA
- a CDS encoding FMN-binding protein yields the protein MKGRLFSTLYMFLLSLVFTSVVSGLNVIHQDRIRLNEERKRQALVLHVLNITLEPHATDQDVSRTFSRRVRAATLGDRPLYVGLDADASTVVGYAFPVSGPGFWGPIEAMVAVDPQGQRILGIAFYRHSETPGLGGRITENWFQRQFQGRPLDMPAAGMRFFYFKPPGTASGPSELDAITGATETTKRLEKFLDEELKKTIPLLLEQKKLQRV from the coding sequence ATGAAAGGGCGCCTATTTTCCACCCTCTACATGTTTCTTTTGTCCCTCGTGTTCACCTCCGTGGTCAGCGGCCTGAACGTGATCCATCAAGACCGCATCCGCCTCAATGAAGAGCGCAAACGGCAAGCCCTGGTGCTTCACGTGCTCAACATCACCCTGGAACCTCACGCGACGGATCAGGACGTGTCCCGCACCTTTTCGCGCCGAGTGCGCGCAGCAACCTTAGGGGATCGGCCCCTGTATGTGGGACTCGATGCCGATGCCTCAACTGTCGTCGGCTATGCTTTTCCCGTGTCCGGGCCAGGGTTTTGGGGACCCATCGAAGCCATGGTTGCGGTAGATCCTCAAGGGCAAAGGATCTTGGGCATCGCTTTTTATCGGCACAGCGAAACACCGGGCCTTGGAGGACGCATCACGGAAAACTGGTTTCAAAGGCAGTTTCAAGGTCGTCCTCTGGACATGCCGGCTGCCGGCATGCGTTTCTTTTACTTCAAGCCACCGGGAACGGCCTCGGGTCCCTCAGAGTTGGACGCCATCACAGGGGCAACCGAAACGACAAAGCGCCTGGAAAAATTCTTGGACGAGGAACTGAAAAAGACCATCCCGCTTCTTTTGGAGCAAAAGAAATTGCAAAGGGTTTAG
- the rsxE gene encoding electron transport complex subunit RsxE — protein MAKIRTRTFFRKGVWEENPVFRQILGICSALAVTNLMTNTLIMGLGLIFVTAMSSATVSALRKITPERTRMMVQVLIIASYVMMVDIFLKAYLPDISEALGPYVGLIITNCIIMGRCEGFARNNPVWPAFLDGVASGVGYALVLLVIATVRELLGFGTLFGMHVMPSGWVPWTIMIMAPAGFFMLALFIWVAYELEYKKTQPSHGDK, from the coding sequence ATGGCCAAGATTCGAACACGGACCTTCTTTCGCAAGGGCGTATGGGAAGAAAACCCTGTCTTTCGACAAATCCTTGGGATTTGTTCTGCTCTGGCCGTCACCAACCTCATGACCAACACGCTGATCATGGGGTTGGGGTTGATTTTCGTGACGGCCATGTCCAGCGCCACCGTGTCGGCCCTGCGCAAGATCACTCCGGAACGCACCCGCATGATGGTCCAGGTCTTGATTATCGCCTCCTACGTGATGATGGTGGACATTTTTCTCAAGGCCTACCTCCCGGACATCAGTGAAGCCCTAGGGCCTTATGTGGGTTTGATCATCACCAACTGCATCATCATGGGGCGATGCGAAGGATTTGCCAGAAACAATCCCGTATGGCCGGCGTTTCTTGACGGTGTAGCTTCGGGTGTCGGATACGCTCTGGTGCTTCTTGTGATCGCCACGGTTCGAGAACTTCTAGGTTTTGGCACCCTTTTCGGCATGCACGTGATGCCTTCAGGGTGGGTTCCCTGGACCATTATGATTATGGCCCCGGCGGGTTTTTTCATGCTGGCCCTTTTTATCTGGGTTGCCTATGAGTTGGAATACAAGAAAACTCAGCCTTCACATGGGGACAAGTGA
- a CDS encoding NADH:ubiquinone reductase (Na(+)-transporting) subunit E, translating to MENPLSAPLIFFASIFTNNILLANFLGMCSFLAISREIPSAVGLGLAVTFVMTCTTALNYLVYHYLLVPFQLVHFRFIAFIVVIAAFVQLVEMVIDRYSPRLYVVLGVFLPLITVNCAILGVCLFMVIRQYNFVQSVAYGFGGGLGWLLAIVALAGIREKLKKAPIPKALEGPGISLIVAGLMALSFMAFSGMISMG from the coding sequence ATGGAAAATCCATTGAGCGCTCCTTTGATCTTCTTTGCCTCCATTTTCACCAACAACATTCTCTTGGCCAACTTTTTGGGCATGTGCTCTTTTCTGGCCATTTCCAGGGAAATTCCTTCGGCCGTGGGCCTCGGGCTAGCCGTGACCTTTGTCATGACGTGCACGACGGCGCTGAACTACCTTGTCTATCACTATCTGCTCGTGCCGTTTCAGCTGGTCCACTTTCGCTTCATTGCCTTTATCGTCGTCATCGCCGCCTTTGTGCAGTTGGTGGAAATGGTCATCGACCGTTATTCGCCACGCTTGTACGTGGTCCTGGGCGTCTTTTTGCCGCTTATCACGGTCAACTGCGCCATTCTCGGCGTCTGCCTGTTTATGGTTATTCGACAATACAACTTCGTACAGTCGGTGGCCTACGGTTTCGGAGGAGGACTCGGTTGGCTGCTGGCCATTGTGGCTCTGGCCGGCATTCGAGAAAAGCTTAAGAAAGCCCCGATTCCCAAGGCCTTGGAAGGGCCCGGCATCAGCCTCATTGTGGCCGGACTCATGGCCCTGTCCTTCATGGCCTTTAGCGGCATGATTTCCATGGGATGA